A stretch of DNA from Planctomycetaceae bacterium:
GAGATCAGCGAGTGATTCCGGCCAGCCGCTGCTGCTTCACTTTCATGCGACATATTGTGGTCCGTGCCGCCGGATGAACCGGGAAGTTTTCGGTGAACCCGATGTGCAGCAGCGACTCCGCAACGGAATCGCAGCTGCGGAAGTCGATGTCTCCGAACACCCCGAAATCGCTCAGCGCTACGGCGCCAGTACGGTTCCGCGTGACGTTGTGGTGTTTCCGGACGGATCCATCGAAACGGTCAACGTCGGTTTCATGCCTCGCGCGGCGTACATGTCGATGCTGGCCAGCATCGCGGACCGCGGTTATACAATGGCGGCCGCAAGGCAGCGACAACTTGATCTGCAGCGGCAGTCCGATCAGCAGATCACGCCGGAACCGGCTCAGGCCATTGTCGCCACGGACTCCGGCGACGATGCGCCAAACGACACGGCTGACGTCTCCCGGACCGAAGACGACAGCGTTCTCGGCCTGGAAGGATTCTGCCCCGTACGACTGCATGAGGACCGGGAGTGGGTCAAGGGCAGTCCGGAGTTTACCGACACGCATCACGGCGTTGTCTATTACTTCAGCGGCCAGAAGGAACTGCAGGAGTTTCGCTACAACAAGGACAAGTACGCCCCTCAGAATCTGGGCTGCGACACTGTTGTCCTGTCAAGTGAGCAACAGGCGGTCGCGGGACGCATCAAGTACGGTGCGTTTTTTGACGGACGTCTGTATCTGTTCAGTTCGTTTGAGAATCGCAAAGAGTTCAAAGCTCATCCGCTGCGATACACTCACATCCGCCATGCCATCAAAGTGGACCAGCTCGTCGGACAGCGGTTTCAATAGGCCGACGCGAAACAATGACGCCCGGCACCCGATGCTTCTGACGTGCGGCCGGTCATGGGGAACGCCTGTCAAAGTCGTTCCATGAATCGCATGAATTCCACTTCCAGCCGGCTGATATCACCAAACTCCGCCTGAAAGTCCGACAGCCGCTGCTCCGCGGTATAGGTCTCAAGCGGATCCCGCTGCCGAAGTCGGTGCAGGTAGGCGGCCAGGTTCTTTCGTCGCGAGGAATTCTCCAGCAGAAAGAATGTCAGCGCCCACGATTCGCTGTAGGAATCCAGTGTGTTCGCATGGAAGTACTTGTCGTCGGCGATCAGTTTGGCCAGATCTCCCATGGCACGTCGAGGACTGCGTTTGCTGTTGAACCAGTCATGACGTTCCTGATTCAGTCGATCCGTCTGCAGGTTTCGACCCGACTTGCTGCGCATGGCGTCCGGTTCCAGTGATGTCGCAAGGCCTTCGATGACCCACACCGGCGTGCCTCCCAGCCGTGAGTGTATGCCGATGTTGTAACCGACCTGATGAGTCGTTTCGTGGATGATTGTCGCAGCGGTGTTGCCGGCGACGTTAGCAAGCGCAGCGATCGTTGTATCGGCGGCACTCGGCGAACCACCGGAATTCCCGACCGGTTTCCGCTGCACGGACTTCAGCAGCGAGGCGTCGTCGAACAGCGCGACGCGATTGGACATCAGCGAGTAATAGCCCAGCAGCCCGCGCGCCGGAGGCACTCCGTCACGCTGGCAGTATCCAGCGAACTCCCGTTGCGAACCAAACACGACCGCGACCATGGGAACGTCCGGTTCCTGAACGTTGAACCCGCGAACACGATAGAACTGCTCCACTTCGCGGTAGATGTTTTCGAACAGCCGAGCGTACTCGGCGGCGCGACCGCGCGGTGCCGCGACCAGATAGTGTGTCGTGCCGGACACCTCATACGATCCGCCGAACTCCTTCTGCAGTTCGTCGCGAAAGACGTTGTCCGGGAACGGACGGAACCGGTCAGCCACACGTTCGAAACCGGTCAGATCTGCAACGCTTAGCTTCAGCAGCTTGCCCTGGCGGTCCATCAGCGAACACGTTGTCGTCGTCAGCGCCACGATCCGGCCGACGTAATCCTGTTCACTGTCCGTCACGCGAATCATGCGGTCGGTGGCGGTGACCGCCGGGCACTGAATCAGGACAACCAGCGTCGCCGTAATCAGCCCCCGAA
This window harbors:
- a CDS encoding thioredoxin family protein, yielding MTQVTRRLATVLAFSALLTAPRSAYSSESGGWYPGFEDAQRSASDSGQPLLLHFHATYCGPCRRMNREVFGEPDVQQRLRNGIAAAEVDVSEHPEIAQRYGASTVPRDVVVFPDGSIETVNVGFMPRAAYMSMLASIADRGYTMAAARQRQLDLQRQSDQQITPEPAQAIVATDSGDDAPNDTADVSRTEDDSVLGLEGFCPVRLHEDREWVKGSPEFTDTHHGVVYYFSGQKELQEFRYNKDKYAPQNLGCDTVVLSSEQQAVAGRIKYGAFFDGRLYLFSSFENRKEFKAHPLRYTHIRHAIKVDQLVGQRFQ
- a CDS encoding DUF1570 domain-containing protein translates to MQSSFTLRRCAARPFAISHLVSPGVLRGLITATLVVLIQCPAVTATDRMIRVTDSEQDYVGRIVALTTTTCSLMDRQGKLLKLSVADLTGFERVADRFRPFPDNVFRDELQKEFGGSYEVSGTTHYLVAAPRGRAAEYARLFENIYREVEQFYRVRGFNVQEPDVPMVAVVFGSQREFAGYCQRDGVPPARGLLGYYSLMSNRVALFDDASLLKSVQRKPVGNSGGSPSAADTTIAALANVAGNTAATIIHETTHQVGYNIGIHSRLGGTPVWVIEGLATSLEPDAMRSKSGRNLQTDRLNQERHDWFNSKRSPRRAMGDLAKLIADDKYFHANTLDSYSESWALTFFLLENSSRRKNLAAYLHRLRQRDPLETYTAEQRLSDFQAEFGDISRLEVEFMRFMERL